The following proteins are co-located in the Cutaneotrichosporon cavernicola HIS019 DNA, chromosome: 3 genome:
- a CDS encoding uncharacterized protein (HPC2 and ubinuclein domain) → MLSSLLNKDPSPPRVIPPSPAASPSATSNRGPPSVHRSPFNSLSPTKRPHSPSDHDPGRSNPNTPSRNAISNLVNASDESPRTGSRIASRAVTPSAVDTVDEPDAAMAIDERLEDDGAGSGEPIEVDDDDDDDDDEDDDEDDDSEDDDDDDDDDDDDDIIALDGPDGADINLGDAVKKEPDDSTANGQAKPDGETKDEKPKKKKRKRSPSEDLAPPPPPMPTIRLEVQLPDEGMLEWNFLQEAAKAGYELQDANGVPYVVVEDMIAQENGEGPPDGAPEGIEGENGEGPRPDPFGPSGFGDEARDAEAIAARLEAKWANYGKTGKKKKPTKSGRRAPRELYDLNDEFIDDSDVYIDLPTHVARPKKEGFFVHQGPLELLEEEGGGPKRPKPVRRGVKTPREARPSLSAALREKFKPKSDARSNRQEVIVIDDDDGPSQPRPVRYRAMSPSPEGGDPTEGLIDRSLFRNAPKEEKYLPPYDSFPGEVAHELRQLRYASTMQDGWDPNNKGKFPEHLKALLQHAGEAAFHHDLLCVVDKEPTDTRYEAFKEKAFVLALCGMLPYNKLTLGKLVLKLCYHEYWKWLQACEEEGLMQWKELLEPHLDEMQDDWARQQREYQEKQEQQELIDDMASDKKNELKKMPYFAQDQDLKDIFRQLVENTQEMVEINKKMEEWGQPIQGQSSELNMRKILYNKIIKMYPGDFMTSLHLSRQFTNYKRSGQGAAAAAALRRGEELPPPPAAAPPAE, encoded by the exons ATGCTTTCCTCCTTACTCAACAAGGACCCATCACCTCCGCGAGTCAttccaccttcccccgcAGCATCCCCCTCGGCGACTTCAAATCGCGGTCCACCCTCGGTTCATCGATCACCCTTCAACTCTCTCTCACCAACAAAGCGGCCGCACTCCCCATCAGACCATGACCCAGGTCGGTCCAACCCGAACACGCCATCGCGCAATGCGATCAgcaacctcgtcaacgcATCTGACGAATCACCCCGCACTGGCTCGCGCATCGCGTCACGCGCGGTGACTCCCTCCGCTGTCGACACGGTGGACGAACCCGACGCTGCGATGGCGATTGACGAAcggctcgaggacgacggggCCGGTTCTGGCGAGCCAATCGAggtggatgacgacgacgatgatgatgacgacgaagacgacgatgaggacgatgacagcgaggatgatgatgatgacgacgacgatgacgacgacgac GACATTatcgcgctcgacggccCAGACGGAGCCGATATCAACCTCGGTGACGCCGTCAAGAAGGAGCCTGATGACTCCACTGCCAACGGTCAAGCCAAGCCCGATGGcgagaccaaggacgagaagccgaagaagaagaagcgcaagcgctcgccgtccgaGGACcttgcgccgcctccgccgcccatgccgactatccgcctcgaggtccaGTTGCCAGATGAAGGCATGCTCGAGTGGAACTTTCTACAGGAGGCCGCAAAGGCCGGATACGAGCTGCAGGACGCCAATGGCGTACCGTAtgtcgttgtcgaggacatgATCGCCCAGGAGAACGGCGAGGGACCACCTGACGGTGCTCCCGAAGGCATCGAGGGGGAGAACGGCGAAGGGCCGCGTCCTGACCCGTTCGGACCTTCTGGCTTTGGCGATGAGGCCAGAGACGCCGAGGCTATTGCTGCAcggctcgaggccaagtgGGCCAACTATGGCAAGAcgggcaagaagaagaag ccgACCAAGTcaggccgccgcgcgccacGTGAGCTGTACGACTTGAACGACGAATTTatcgacgactcggacgtCTACATCGACCTCCCGACGCACGTCGCGCGTCCGAAGAAGGAGGGATTCTTTGTCCACCAGGGCCCGCTTGAGCTCTTGGAGGA AGAAGGCGGAGGACCGAAACGGCCCAAGCCTGTGCGCCGGGGAGTTAAGACTCCGCGAGAGGCGCGCCCAAGTCTCTCAGCCGCCCTCCGGGAGAAGTTCAAGCCCAAGAGCGACGCAAGGTCGAACAGACAGGAAGTCATtgtcatcgacgacgacgacggcccATCTCAACCAAGGCCCGTTCGCTATC GCGCGATGTCCCCCTCACCTGAAGGAGGGGACCCTACCGAAGGACTCATCGACCGCTCGCTATTCAGGAATGCTCCGAAAGAGGAGAAATATCTGCCTCCTTACGACTCCTTCCCAGGGGAAGTGGCGCACGAATTGCGTCAGTTGCGCTACGCGAGCACAATGC AAGACGGTTGGGATCCCAACAACAAGGGCAAGTTCCCCGAGCATCTCAAGGCGCTGCTTCAGCACGCTGGCGAGGCCGCATTCCATCACGACCTGCtctgcgtcgtcgacaaggagCCGACCGACACGCGCTATGAAGCGttcaaggagaaggcgttCGTGTTGGCGCTCTGTGGGATGTTGCCATACAACAAGTTGACTCTTGGC AAACTCGTGCTCAAGTTGTGCTACCATGAGTACTGGAAATGGCTGCAGGCgtgtgaggaggaaggcctGATGCAATGGAAggagctccttgagccGCATCTTGACGAGATGCAGGATGACTGGGCGAGGCAACAGCGCGAGTACCAGGAGAAGCAGGAGCAGCAAGAGTTGATCGACGACATGGCCAGCGATAAGAAGAACGAGCTCAAAAAGATGCCCTACTTTGCACAGGACCAGGACCTCAAGGACATCTTCCGCCAGCTCGTTGAGAACACGCAGGAGATGGTCGAGATCAACAAGAAGATGGAAGAATGGGGCCAGCCGATTCAAGGCCAGTCCAGCGAGCTGAACATGCGCAAGATCCTGTACAACAAG atcATCAAGATGTACCCGGGCGACTTTATGACGTCGTTGCATCTCTCGCGCCAGTTCACCAACTACAAGCGCTCTGGGCAGGGCGCGGCCGCTGCAGCTGCATTGCGGAGGGGTGAGGAgctgccaccgccgccagcagcagcaccaCCGGCTGAGTAG